In Paenibacillus sp. J23TS9, a single genomic region encodes these proteins:
- a CDS encoding acryloyl-CoA reductase, which yields METFQAFMVRQEEDGLRSRIEELTIDQLPEGDVLIKVHFSGVNYKDGLACSPEGKVVPQYPMIPGIDLAGEVVQSEHSDFHEGDLVLCTGYGLGTNHYGGFSQYARLSGDWLVPLPDGLSPREAMGIGTAGFTAAMSVDRLLRSGVTPDLGPVLVTGATGGVGSFAVDILSRTGFKVTASTGKINEQSGWLENLGASEVVSRKDVEVTDAAPLVKQRWAGVVDPVGGPHLTGILKSIRYGGAVALSGLTGGTSFESTVLPFILRGVQLLGIDSVYCPKALRKEIWSRLAQEWKPERALAGGIKECTLQELTEVLQAILQGKAVGRTIVRLE from the coding sequence ATGGAAACATTCCAAGCGTTTATGGTCCGCCAAGAAGAGGATGGGCTGAGAAGCAGGATAGAGGAGCTGACAATCGATCAGCTGCCTGAAGGGGATGTATTGATAAAAGTGCATTTCTCGGGCGTCAACTATAAGGACGGATTAGCCTGTTCGCCAGAAGGTAAGGTAGTGCCGCAGTATCCTATGATTCCGGGGATCGATCTTGCCGGCGAGGTCGTGCAGTCGGAGCATTCTGACTTTCACGAGGGCGACTTGGTTTTATGTACTGGTTATGGACTAGGAACCAATCATTACGGCGGTTTCAGCCAATATGCGCGGCTTTCAGGAGACTGGCTGGTACCGCTGCCTGACGGGCTGTCTCCTCGGGAAGCGATGGGAATCGGAACTGCCGGTTTTACAGCTGCTATGTCCGTCGATCGTTTGCTTCGTAGCGGAGTTACGCCTGATTTAGGCCCGGTCCTCGTGACAGGAGCAACCGGCGGTGTGGGCAGCTTTGCGGTGGATATCCTGTCGCGGACAGGATTCAAAGTAACGGCAAGCACCGGCAAAATAAATGAACAAAGCGGCTGGCTGGAAAACCTTGGAGCATCTGAAGTTGTCAGCCGGAAAGATGTTGAGGTAACCGATGCAGCTCCGCTCGTTAAACAACGCTGGGCAGGTGTTGTGGATCCCGTAGGAGGACCGCATCTGACAGGAATACTAAAAAGTATCCGCTATGGTGGAGCTGTTGCGCTTTCGGGGCTTACAGGAGGGACATCGTTTGAAAGTACCGTACTTCCTTTTATACTGCGCGGTGTTCAACTGCTTGGCATCGACTCGGTGTATTGTCCGAAAGCATTAAGAAAAGAAATTTGGAGCAGGCTGGCGCAGGAATGGAAGCCGGAAAGAGCTTTGGCAGGCGGGATTAAGGAATGCACCCTTCAGGAGCTTACAGAGGTACTTCAAGCCATTTTGCAGGGGAAAGCTGTCGGGAGAACGATCGTCCGTCTGGAATAA